The proteins below come from a single Stomoxys calcitrans chromosome 1, idStoCalc2.1, whole genome shotgun sequence genomic window:
- the LOC106090074 gene encoding arginine-glutamic acid dipeptide repeats protein isoform X11 — MAASTQGEIRVGPGHQVNDVYAKLPDYNPISSFPVDKENDERELEIPRWSPGAMADGDLLMFLRAARSMAAFQGKYPPEEILKRMCDGGLEEGIVAATRDDTTINAHDVLHDNGYDPGKALQALVKAPLTKSIEKKWCEDEIKKFIKGLRQFGKNFFRIQKDLLPHKETPELVEFYYLWKKTPSANSNRPHRRRRQSALRRNRVTRASNTPPKKEDTPEPQSATSASTTTTTTATTTASTATSDKGRASPVVTKEETSSLTEDDVSECDSDSSLTHKRDESPSRMRTRNKQQTAPGTAAKCDQTQVTQPQPTANGKRPKRGSDTPDNVAASAAAAAVGGGSVDSPKTPTKPASEGAAAANKRKTGRQETPNKKKRNDTEGSVTGGSNTDNQDESTDNITTAPVAVSISKDKRKRAESPVESTNSDSRSDSAMDDGESTNTDSAEQQSKDSKESTSSKEESSSGNSELDSAKSDKNVIQKTEAKISEIDIKDKIKNVDEETNIQAPSSMPQNTAMVITDNSLKDIKASKEDPLAIPPTKPIAIVNPPPPPIPPLKVPTVEALNASVDRKEVGKLDMMDTDMPKDMLKKLANMKQEISTPPQTQPPPPPAQTIMPEVVYFKKEPKDAVIDAVCNQNSNEPQDLKVKIEVKSEDIKPPLLGGLPPSSQGQAPMSLTTKRMDGSDVAQHQPPPPPPSHLAHSLVAGPPPGYIVEGGHLKFAAPPPQANQPPPSSSLPSDNNSMPPAAGPPTSVPHPQQPKYPADVEHKFPDSIKYEPGKFVPQDLKYPPQAMDSIKYSQEMQAAAAAAAAAGKFDMKFMIDQHTGKFPGDLSSPHGPPSAGKTYSGSNDGPGKVQELKSGYPPPNLGPPPVSSASTPNDNPPTHKFMGGPQEPSPPTHGQPPGATPPPGIAMPKPHYEHQVQHPMARPPFESAAGLMMKYGDPMVGKYGPQDLKFPPLQGPPTDMSTGGMKPSPYGENLVKPLPYSGPLEVGLKYPPSESPIDASARSTPGQDSQSSNSSSLPSNQQQFQSPHPSPHMPSPAGGGLPPGMHPQNLISPHSGPLSIQASHQSQVPSGAPPGSTPSGPAPQGLIHHPTPTSVSSGNGPQGLHHPSHLPPSSGPPTSASGGPTHSISSIAPSAMHPQHLPPGHLPQLHRPHAELPPGAGGMHPHAPIPLSLQNHDPRNGPPLSLSSHGLGPHSQPQQQISSGTVRTPSPAQPPQRLGLHEERAGASTAPSSQARDPPTSQASSGPPQQSPHTHRTSPLPGLSSNVPPGLIGHPMPIHPHLAHLPPGHPAHAGHHMLPHSLAGLGPGAGPLALLAGPPSLNSLPESGLSRRTPPSSHMPSSQQPPISSASGPLPPHGSNPPVSATTSMSTTNTVPSSAFSRASPSVSSNSGPGGPSSLSGPPHNSGSNSGTPSGLNSSAGGAHRSSSPASSVGSLSRQSPLHPVPQSPLSHHPSSSALSAAAAAVAERDRHALLRQQSPHMTPPPVSSASALMASPLSKMYGPQSGQRGLGASPPPHLRPGASPPVIRHPQMPLPLPLIPAGAGMPPIGVHPGQSPYPHPLLHPSMFYSPHHHSPFNSPYGYGPYGPGFPAYIKPPGAGGSLEQAVMAAAHHPGLQGPPPTRPDDPALAAAVEKQKQQQLQHQHMQQQHLQQQHQHQQQQQQQHQQQQQQQQQQQQQQQQQQQQHHQQQQQQQQQQQQQQQQHQQQQQQQQQNKPPTPKTQQGSNNGSGNNGPPNQGQPPAPTALPPAGYPGSHIPGYPPPPHVSPFQEVGKPPHMLQPTSHMDALRAHAHSASSGLVGPPQPHHHPTEPLPIEIEPDPEPEIPSPTHNIPRGPSPEAKPDDTECHRSQSAIFVRHIDRGDYNSCTRTDLIFKPVADSKLARKREDRDRKLAEKERERRQQQQMQQQQQQQQAVAAQQAAQQAKLKAELKPPYTDTPALRQLSEYARPHVGFSPVEQMVPYHHPMGPMYSRERELEELKNAQAAAAAGQSRLDPHWMEYYRRGIHPSQFPLYPNPAAISQMERERLGIPPHHVALDPSEHMPQPPEAGFQLPPNVGQFPRPNMLMPREPHSDVLLRMSYADQLQYLQAAEFQRQSLHDQYFRNQLR, encoded by the exons gcaAAACTGCCcgattataatccaatttcaagCTTCCCAGTTGATAAGGAAAACGACGAAAGAGAACTAGAAATTCCAAGATGGAGTCCAGGTGCTATGGCAGATGGAGATCTTCTAATGTTCTTGCGTGCAGCTCGTTCAATGGCTGCATTTCAAGGTAAATATCCACCGGaagaaatactaaaaa GAATGTGTGATGGAGGATTAGAGGAAGGCATTGTTGCAGCTACACGTGACGACACAACAATTAATGCACATGACGTT TTACACGATAATGGTTATGATCCTGGTAAAGCACTTCAAGCACTTGTAAAAGCCCCATTAACAAAAAGCATCGAAAAGAAGTGGTGCGAAGACGAAATTAAGAAATTCATTAAAGGTCTCAGACAATttggaaagaatttttttagaatCCAAAAGGATTTATTGCCTCACAAAGAGACGCCGGAATTAGTCGAGTTCTACTATTTGTGGAAGAAGACACCGAGCGCAAACAGCAATCGCCCGCATCGTAGACGACGCCAAAGTGCTTTGCGTCGCAATCGTGTTACACGGGCAAGTAATACGCCTCCGAAGAAGGAGGACACACCCGAACCGCAATCTGCTACGTCTGCCTCGACAACGACGACAACGACGGCGACGACGACGGCGTCGACGGCGACCTCAGACAAGGGTCGCGCTTCGCCAGTTGTCACTAAGGAGGAGACGAGTTCTCTGACTGAAGACGACGTGAGCGAGTGCGACAGTGATTCTagtttgacccataaaagggaTGAGTCACCGTCTAGAATGAGGACGAgaaataagcaacaaacagcACCGGGCACTGCGGCGAAGTGTGATCAGACGCAGGTCACACAGCCGCAACCAACAGCTAATGGAAAACGGCCGAAACGTGGATCCGATACGCCTGACAATGTTGCGGCAAGTGCTGCTGCAGCGGCTGTAGGAGGAGGATCGGTCGATAGTCCCAAAACACCAACAAAACCGGCATCGGAGGGTGCGGCGGCGGCAAACAAACGGAAGACCGGCCGACAAGAAACACCCAATAAAAAGAAACGTAACGATACGGAGGGCTCCGTCACTGGTGGTTCCAACACTGACAACCAGGATGAGTCAACCGATAATATCACGACTGCTCCTGTTGCCGTTTCTATATCAAAAGACAAACGAAAGCGGGCCGAGAGTCCAGTCGAGAGCACAAATTCGGATAGTCGATCTGATTCGGCCATGGACGATGGTGAATCGACCAATACCGACTCAGCCGAGCAGCAATCGAAGGACAGCAAAGAGAGCACTTCGAGTAAAGAGGAGAGCAGTAGTGGAAATAGTGAACTTGATTCGGCCAAGAGTGATAAGAATGTGATCCAGAAAACCGAAGCAAAGATTTCCGAAATCGACATTAAGgataaaatcaaaaatgttgACGAAGAAACGAACATACAAGCACCATCCTCAATGCCGCAAAACACTGCGATGGTCATCACCGATAACAGTCTCAAAGACATTAAAGCATCCAAAGAAGATCCCCTCGCTATTCCACCTACGAAGCCAATTGCCATTGTTAACCCGCCACCGCCACCAATTCCACCGCTGAAAGTACCCACTGTTGAGGCGCTCAATGCATCTGTCGACCGAAAGGAAGTTGGCAAATTGGACATGATGGACACCGACATGCCAAAGGATATGTTAAAGAAACTTGCCAATATGAAGCAGGAAATCTCAACACCTCCACAGACGCAACCGCCACCGCCACCAGCACAAACGATAATGCCCGAAGTTGTTTACTTCAAGAAAGAACCAAAGGACGCTGTTATTGACGCTGTTTGCAATCAGAATAGTAACGAGCCTCAAGATCTCAAAGTGAAAATTGAGGTAAAAAGTGAAGACATTAAGCCTCCTCTACTAGGAGGTCTGCCACCTTCGTCACAGGGACAAGCTCCAATGTCTTTGACTACGAAACGAATGGATGGATCAGATGTAGCACAACAtcagccaccaccaccaccacccagTCATTTGGCACATTCTCTTGTTGCTGGACCTCCGCCCGGTTATATCGTTGAAGGGGGTCATCTCAAGTTTGCTGCACCTCCACCTCAAGCTAATCAACCGCCGCCATCTTCATCCCTGCCCAGTGACAACAATTCAATGCCTCCCGCTGCTGGACCACCAACATCGGTACCTCATCCGCAACAACCAAAATATCCTGCTGATGTAGAGCACAAGTTTCCAGACAGTATTAAATACGAGCCTGGAAAATTTGTACCTCAGGATCTCAAGTATCCTCCGCAAGCAATGGATTCTATTAAATATAGTCAAGAGATGCAGGCAgctgcagcagcagcggcagctGCTGGAAAATTCGATATGAAATTTATGATTGATCAGCACACTGGGAAATTTCCAGGTGATTTGTCCTCACCACATGGCCCCCCATCTGCGGGTAAGACCTATAGTGGCAGCAACGATGGCCCAGGGAAAGTGCAAGAGCTTAAAAGTGGCTATCCTCCCCCTAATCTAGGCCCACCTCCAGTGAGTAGTGCTTCTACACCCAACGATAATCCTCCAACACATAAATTTATGGGAGGTCCCCAAGAGCCTTCGCCTCCAACGCATGGTCAGCCGCCAGGGGCAACACCGCCACCGGGTATAGCTATGCCAAAGCCACATTACGAACATCAGGTGCAGCATCCCATGGCACGACCACCATTTGAATCAGCAGCTGGCCTCATGATGAAATATGGTGATCCAATGGTAGGAAAGTATGgtcctcaagaccttaaatttccGCCACTTCAAGGCCCGCCCACAGACATGAGCACAGGTGGCATGAAACCATCTCCATATGGAGAAAATCTCGTGAAGCCATTACCGTATAGCGGACCACTTGAGGTGGGACTGAAATATCCTCCTTCGGAGAGCCCTATAGACGCATCTGCGCGCTCCACTCCTGGACAGGATAGTCAAAGCAGTAATAGCAGTTCTTTGCCTTCCAACCAGCAACAGTTTCAGTCGCCTCATCCCTCACCACATATGCCGTCGCCAGCTGGTGGCGGTCTTCCGCCTGGAATGCATCCGCAAAATTTAATCTCTCCACATAGTGGTCCTCTGTCTATACAGGCGTCTCACCAAAGTCAGGTGCCTAGTGGTGCTCCGCCAGGATCAACGCCAAGTGGACCAGCTCCACAAGGGTTAATTCACCATCCGACTCCTACATCTGTGTCTAGCGGGAACGGTCCTCAAGGTTTGCATCATCCCAGTCATCTTCCTCCCTCTTCTGGCCCTCCGACATCGGCCAGTGGAGGGCCTACGCATAGTATATCATCCATTGCTCCCTCTGCAATGCACCCTCAACATTTACCGCCCGGACATTTGCCACAACTACACAGGCCGCATGCAGAACTACCGCCTGGTGCTGGAGGAATGCATCCGCACGCACCTATACCGCTGTCTTTGCAAAACCATGATCCTCGAAATGGACCGCCATTGTCATTATCAAGCCATGGCTTGGGTCCCCATAGTCAGCCGCAGCAACAAATTTCGTCGGGCACTGTACGAACTCCATCACCAGCACAACCTCCTCAGAGATTAGGGCTGCACGAAGAGAGAGCCGGGGCGTCAACTGCTCCCTCCTCACAAGCACGCGACCCACCAACGTCGCAGGCATCGTCGGGTCCGCCACAGCAATCTCCACACACACATCGTACATCGCCACTGCCGGGACTGTCTAGCAATGTGCCACCTGGGCTTATTGGTCATCCGATGCCAATTCACCCTCATTTGGCGCATTTGCCGCCAGGTCATCCGGCACATGCTGGCCATCACATGCTTCCACATTCTCTTGCTGGCTTAGGACCGGGTGCGGGTCCATTAGCATTGTTGGCTGGACCACCATCACTTAATAGTTTGCCTGAGTCAGGTCTTAGTCGTAGAACACCACCATCTTCACATATGCCGTCGTCGCAACAACCACCAATTTCCTCTGCAAGTGGTCCATTGCCTCCGCATGGTTCAAATCCTCCCGTCTCAGCAACTACCTCTATGTCGACTACCAACACGGTTCCTTCGTCGGCGTTTAGTCGAGCCAGTCCAAGTGTGTCCAGCAACTCGGGTCCTGGCGGTCCGAGTTCACTTAGTGGCCCTCCACATAACAGCGGAAGTAATTCGGGAACCCCCAGCGGGTTGAACTCATCTGCCGGTGGCGCACATCGTTCTTCTTCGCCGGCGTCTAGTGTGGGCAGTCTCAGCCGACAGAGCCCATTGCACCCTGTGCCGCAATCACCACTTAGCCATCATCCGTCGTCATCTGCActttcagcagcagcagcagcggtgGCAGAACGTGATAGGCACGCATTGCTGAGACAGCAGTCGCCACACATGACCCCACCGCCTGTGTCGAGTGCTTCCGCTCTAATGGCGAGTCCTCTTAGTAAAATGTATGGGCCACAATCCGGACAGCGAGGCCTAGGGGCATCACCGCCGCCTCATCTGCGACCTGGTGCATCTCCGCCTGTGATACGCCATCCACAAATGCCACTGCCGTTGCCACTTATACCTGCTGGAGCTGGAATGCCACCAATCGGTGTTCATCCGGGGCAATCACCATACCCACACCCGCTTTTACATCCATCTATGTTTTACTCACCACATCATCACAGCCCGTTCAACTCGCCTTATGGTTACGGCCCGTATGGACCGGGTTTCCCTGCGTACATTAAGCCTCCCGGAGCTGGTGGATCTCTGGAGCAAGCGGTAATGGCAGCTGCTCATCATCCAGGCTTACAAGGTCCACCTCCAACTCGGCCGGATGATCCGGCCTTAGCGGCAGCAGttgagaaacaaaaacaacagcaattgCAACATCAGCATATGCAGCAACAGCATCTTCAGcagcaacatcaacatcaacaacagcaacagcagcaacaccaacaacaacaacaacaacagcagcagcagcaacaacaacaacaacagcagcagcagcagcaccaccaacagcaacaacaacagcagcaacaacagcaacaacagcaacagcaacatcagcagcagcaacaacaacagcagcaaaacAAACCGCCAACACCAAAGACGCAACAGGGGAGCAATAACGGCAGCGGCAACAATGGCCCACCCAACCAAGGCCAGCCACCCGCGCCTACTGCTCTACCACCTGCAGGGTATCCAGGTTCTCATATTCCCGGTTATCCACCCCCGCCACATGTATCTCCCTTTCAAGAAGTTGGCAAACCACCACATATGCTGCAGCCCACATCGCACATGGATGCTCTACGAGCTCATGCTCATTCGGCTAGTTCTGGCTTAGTTGGGCCACCGCAACCACATCATCATCCCACAGAGCCCC TACCCATTGAGATTGAGCCCGATCCAGAGCCAGAGATACCTAGTCCAACACACAATATACCACGTGGTCCTAGTCCTGAAGCCAAACCAGATGACACCGAATGTCATCGGTCCCAATCCGCTAT ATTTGTTCGCCATATTGATCGCGGTGATTATAACTCTTGTACAAGAACTGATTTAATATTTAAGCCAGTAGCCGATTCAAAATTGGCCCGTAAACGCGAAGATCGTGATCGCAAGTTGGCCGAAAAAGAAAGAGAAAGACGGCAG CAGCAACAaatgcagcaacaacaacaacagcagcaagctGTTGCTGCCCAACAAGCAGCGCAACAGGCGAAACTAAAAGCTGAGCTTAAACCCCCGTATACCGACACACCAGCCCTGCGACAACTATCCGAATATGCACGACCACACGTTGGTTTCAG CCCTGTTGAACAGATGGTACCCTATCATCATCCAATGGGGCCCATGTATAGTAGAGAAAG aGAATTGGAAGAGCTTAAAAACGCACAAGCCGCTGCTGCTGCAGGTCAATCGCGTTTGGATCCACATTGGATGGAGTATTACAGGCG tgGTATTCATCCCTCACAGTTTCCTTTATATCCTAATCCAGCGGCAATATCACAAATGGAAAGAGAGCGTTTGGGTATACCACCCCATCATGTTGCCCTTGATCCCAGTGAACACATG CCGCAACCGCCAGAGGCCGGATTTCAACTACCAC